Proteins from one Dehalococcoidia bacterium genomic window:
- a CDS encoding PD-(D/E)XK nuclease family protein, which yields MADMTFQDAETDPNNQLLNRALPAIARLEASLAYEREALRLALHSATLLNALDDLSRAVADERERLDAIDLIAPHRWDYEEFHSRIIGWLLDPSAHHRQAECFIAALLKATRAPQEMLDADWSAAQVYREWKNVVAGKVGYLDILILNQDCHSLIAIENKTRSQEHSNQLTRYRRALANDYPDFTRHHIFLSPDGFPPNEERDQKHWQPASYSAIHSAIKGVLETGGVSDPDAKALHFSSSSSGSTTIRSLTSRTRPTSIRSHILI from the coding sequence ATGGCTGACATGACCTTCCAAGATGCCGAAACCGACCCTAACAACCAACTTCTGAACCGGGCGCTGCCTGCAATAGCTCGGCTGGAAGCCTCCCTGGCTTACGAGCGCGAGGCACTGCGTTTGGCCCTCCATTCAGCGACCCTTCTGAATGCTCTTGACGACCTCAGCCGTGCGGTCGCCGACGAGCGCGAGCGGCTGGACGCCATTGATCTTATCGCCCCTCACAGGTGGGACTACGAGGAATTCCACTCCAGGATCATCGGATGGCTTCTAGACCCATCGGCTCACCACCGGCAAGCCGAGTGCTTCATCGCCGCCCTGCTCAAGGCTACAAGGGCTCCACAAGAGATGCTCGATGCGGATTGGAGCGCCGCCCAGGTCTACCGGGAGTGGAAGAACGTCGTAGCAGGAAAGGTGGGCTACCTGGACATCCTGATCCTGAACCAGGACTGCCACAGTCTCATCGCCATCGAGAACAAGACCCGCTCTCAGGAGCACAGCAACCAGCTCACCCGCTACCGCCGCGCTCTGGCCAATGATTATCCTGACTTCACCAGGCATCACATCTTCCTATCCCCCGATGGCTTCCCGCCCAACGAGGAACGAGATCAGAAGCACTGGCAACCGGCAAGCTACTCCGCCATACACAGCGCGATCAAGGGAGTCTTGGAGACAGGTGGCGTCTCGGATCCCGACGCGAAGGCCCTGCACTTCTCTTCTTCCAGCTCCGGTTCGACAACTATAAGGAGCCTCACTTCAAGAACACGCCCTACTTCGATAAGAAGCCATATCTTGATCTAG
- a CDS encoding adenylate kinase, which yields MLGSSGSGKTTFAEYLASKLDVTHVELDAYRHGPNWTETPDDIFRSQLAEALSDDRWVADGNYSVARDVVWPRATAVVWLDYKFPVVFWRLWWRTIGRGVRKTELWNGNRESLRDHFFTKDSLFLWIFKTHWSRSRRLIEAFDQPEYGHLQVLRFRSPGQTKRWLNSVARSQ from the coding sequence GTGCTGGGCTCGTCCGGCTCCGGAAAGACCACGTTCGCAGAATATCTCGCGTCGAAGCTGGACGTTACACACGTCGAGTTAGACGCGTACCGTCACGGCCCAAACTGGACCGAGACCCCCGACGACATCTTCAGGAGCCAACTAGCCGAGGCGCTGTCAGACGACCGTTGGGTGGCCGACGGCAACTACAGCGTCGCCAGGGACGTCGTCTGGCCCAGGGCGACAGCGGTCGTCTGGCTCGACTACAAGTTCCCTGTCGTGTTCTGGAGGCTATGGTGGCGCACGATAGGACGCGGCGTGCGAAAGACCGAGCTGTGGAACGGCAACCGGGAGAGCCTCCGCGACCACTTCTTCACGAAGGACTCGCTCTTCCTGTGGATATTCAAGACCCACTGGTCGAGGAGCCGCAGGCTGATTGAGGCTTTCGACCAGCCTGAGTACGGACACCTGCAAGTGCTGCGCTTCCGCTCGCCCGGCCAGACGAAGAGATGGCTGAACTCGGTCGCTCGGTCGCAGTAG
- the rpiB gene encoding ribose 5-phosphate isomerase B: MRVAIGADHGGYALKDELKGFVESLGHEVVDVGAHELDPADDFPDFTKAVAETVVSTEAHRGIMICGSGVGASVAANKVKGIRASVCHDTYSAHQGVEHDDMNVLCLGARIVGIEVAKELATAFLSAEFDPADRFQRRLDKVLDMESNFS, from the coding sequence ATGCGCGTCGCCATAGGAGCAGACCACGGCGGATACGCTCTGAAGGACGAGTTGAAGGGGTTCGTTGAGTCCCTCGGTCACGAGGTAGTCGACGTCGGCGCCCACGAGCTCGATCCGGCCGACGATTTCCCCGACTTCACCAAGGCAGTCGCCGAGACCGTCGTCTCCACAGAAGCCCATCGCGGGATCATGATCTGCGGCAGCGGCGTCGGCGCGTCAGTCGCCGCCAACAAGGTCAAGGGCATCCGCGCGAGCGTGTGTCACGACACCTACTCGGCACACCAGGGCGTCGAGCACGACGACATGAACGTACTGTGCCTCGGAGCGCGGATAGTCGGGATAGAAGTTGCCAAGGAGCTGGCGACGGCGTTCCTGTCAGCCGAGTTCGACCCAGCAGACCGCTTCCAGCGACGCCTCGACAAGGTGCTCGACATGGAGTCGAACTTTAGTTAG
- a CDS encoding SDR family oxidoreductase, which translates to MRLKDKVALITGAGSGIGRATAILFAEEGAAVVAADLTRDSAQETVDAITSAGGQAVSLTGDVTASADAEKMVASAVESFGKLDLLVNSAGLTARHSSLEGASPEEAWVRVIDVNLKGTYMVSWYAVPAMERAGGGSIINLASVMGLVGYPVGIGGGFNPYPPSKGGVVQFTKTLAVDSARRNIRVNCLCPGFIETNLTSGLTSDPEMLEKLNSLHPMGRLGQPREVANVALYLASDDARHVTGTALTVDGGYTAW; encoded by the coding sequence ATGCGCCTGAAGGACAAGGTCGCGCTGATCACAGGCGCGGGTTCGGGAATAGGCCGGGCGACCGCCATCCTGTTTGCGGAGGAGGGAGCTGCCGTGGTAGCTGCCGATCTGACTCGCGACAGCGCGCAGGAGACCGTCGATGCGATAACGTCTGCAGGCGGTCAGGCAGTCTCGCTCACCGGCGACGTGACGGCCTCTGCTGACGCTGAGAAGATGGTCGCAAGCGCGGTTGAGAGCTTCGGTAAGCTCGACCTGCTGGTCAACAGCGCCGGTCTCACGGCGCGTCACTCCTCCCTGGAGGGCGCCTCTCCCGAGGAGGCTTGGGTGCGTGTGATCGACGTCAACCTCAAGGGCACCTACATGGTCAGTTGGTACGCCGTCCCTGCGATGGAGCGCGCCGGAGGCGGCTCGATCATCAACCTCGCGTCCGTCATGGGCCTCGTGGGCTACCCGGTCGGAATCGGCGGCGGCTTCAACCCGTACCCGCCATCCAAGGGCGGCGTGGTCCAGTTCACCAAGACCCTCGCCGTGGACAGCGCGCGAAGGAACATCCGCGTGAACTGTCTCTGCCCCGGGTTCATCGAGACCAATCTCACGAGTGGCCTGACCTCAGACCCGGAGATGCTCGAGAAGCTAAATTCGCTGCACCCGATGGGACGACTAGGTCAGCCGCGCGAGGTCGCCAACGTCGCGCTGTACCTCGCCTCGGATGACGCTCGCCACGTCACCGGCACCGCGCTAACCGTCGACGGAGGCTATACGGCGTGGTAG
- a CDS encoding mandelate racemase/muconate lactonizing enzyme family protein gives MKITDVEVIVLEHNWGPPEEGVNREWPLMLVHTDEGISGLGRGGDPAIVRNELAPLLIGQDPRRTAMLWQKMYDHAWRFRGPDRAAFTSIGALDIALWDIVGKASGQPVWRLLGGYTDRVEVYADGIGYVDEDPETVAGLVKKHADEGYSHVKFHLSGYDDDVALEKVRLAREAVGPDVRIMLDAHRMWHGTVAAEMARKFEPYKLYWIEEPVRGDDEPRFYSMVREATSAMVAGGEGDGTLGGARRLITEGGLQLLQTDIIIGGGYTGLLRFAALAHAHHVPIAPHGAQYPDLSSHLVAAVPNGLIIPACPDVEPYEIWSKLYSPRLEINTGVIEMSDRPGLGLDLDWDFVDGHRKES, from the coding sequence ATGAAGATCACAGACGTAGAAGTCATCGTCCTGGAGCACAACTGGGGTCCGCCTGAGGAAGGGGTCAATCGGGAGTGGCCGCTGATGCTCGTTCACACGGACGAGGGTATCAGCGGACTCGGCAGGGGCGGCGATCCAGCCATAGTGAGAAACGAGCTCGCGCCGCTGCTGATCGGGCAGGACCCGCGCCGGACCGCCATGCTGTGGCAGAAGATGTACGACCACGCGTGGAGGTTCCGCGGACCAGATAGGGCGGCCTTCACATCGATTGGAGCGCTCGACATCGCTCTCTGGGACATCGTCGGCAAGGCCTCCGGTCAGCCGGTATGGAGACTGCTGGGAGGGTACACAGACCGCGTCGAGGTGTACGCGGACGGCATCGGGTACGTTGACGAAGACCCGGAGACCGTCGCTGGACTCGTGAAGAAGCACGCGGACGAGGGCTACTCGCACGTCAAGTTCCACCTGAGCGGCTACGACGACGATGTCGCACTGGAGAAGGTGCGACTCGCGCGGGAGGCCGTCGGGCCGGACGTGCGCATCATGCTCGACGCTCACCGGATGTGGCACGGCACGGTAGCGGCTGAGATGGCTCGGAAGTTCGAGCCGTACAAACTGTACTGGATCGAGGAGCCTGTGCGCGGAGACGACGAGCCGCGCTTCTACAGCATGGTGCGGGAGGCGACGAGTGCGATGGTCGCAGGCGGCGAAGGCGACGGCACTCTCGGGGGAGCCCGCCGACTCATCACAGAGGGCGGTCTGCAGCTACTGCAGACGGACATCATCATCGGCGGCGGCTACACCGGTCTGCTGCGGTTCGCCGCGCTGGCCCATGCACACCACGTCCCTATCGCGCCACACGGAGCGCAGTACCCGGATCTGAGCAGCCACCTCGTCGCCGCAGTCCCCAACGGACTCATCATCCCTGCCTGCCCTGACGTCGAGCCATACGAGATCTGGTCGAAGCTGTACAGTCCACGGCTGGAGATCAACACCGGCGTGATTGAGATGTCAGACAGGCCGGGCCTGGGGCTGGACCTCGACTGGGACTTTGTGGATGGGCATCGCAAAGAATCCTAA